Proteins encoded by one window of Haematobia irritans isolate KBUSLIRL chromosome 2, ASM5000362v1, whole genome shotgun sequence:
- the LOC142226672 gene encoding dynein regulatory complex protein 11, with protein MSFNFNYKLWVATKRDIDHLIRRQNVMKKRDPIGNSKIAFKILSEMFVLYVELVGKLGYLYSKTIQVQKRAVVRNLLESASRSLMTLRKELKNLELSEYVYMNNVLVARKLTPNNIIIWRSPEFVYRRPSELQEIVHPSSENDCKGNVKNLKDIKNAILILQAHEKARQARVYKSSILWGKEVRYKPHRIDYKFSHRYNQPMSVPVKRTIFRIQLTRPNDEKCRDIGIQLPQVKNIDEDEQLKLNEQREKAALKIQKYWRNYREIKKYKIDLLKQKRLYGMERKRGFKLETFSYQLKEAYKIESRSKQMHSELLKLMSDERTRLLQEHSANIMEDISDHIREWLREFYEKTGDFHPYPEISKQGTVLVLLDESMNLEEFKEYQIFQKLSKEERKARMEKEKQKKANEKEKIKKQKLKEAKQRKKLKDSGMFDIADLIGNNKDMGILENTLKQYSIDWKNVDEYLNKEHKAIEEWITESEMAVIHKDLRYLVDEFMRLEYEQLKQAWCMDNKKPYKPPKVKQKNAKEVSQKKKKKIKDLEDLDQRSIESLYQELCDNGIIEKFPYKSLQDYFGEYNFLADDSRDADNLVSQTPRKGDLKLLLQEYILGYGEFPNDKPKSICLIGPRNSGKTILCHIIASELDAVFMNLSPEKTLLFASKLQYFLNLIMRVAKAFQPTILFIDNAHRLYWKKIPKDQTYLQPTLLQNALSKKILKNIRKDDRILVLATSNEPWSAKPKFQKVFEKILLLPKSDYGTIYLMWYNLLSQRLNEGVYKDYMMSSLTLLLRLYEPGDIFDSIENTLNIERCIKLHSKSLNPLEFIDYFIQRNDPIFPPQENLLEKFEKWWMKTNSYSKMKAKVLMAKQAKNAKKK; from the coding sequence atgtcttttaatttcaattacaaattatgGGTTGCTACCAAACGTGATATTGACCATTTAATTAGAAGacaaaatgttatgaaaaaaCGTGATCCTATTGGTAATTCAAAAAttgcattcaaaattttaagtgaaatgttTGTTCTTTATGTGGAATTGGTGGGAAAGCTTGGGTATCTCTACAGCAAAACTATACAAGTGCAAAAACGGGCAGTTGTACGAAATCTACTCGAATCAGCTTCGCGTAGCTTAATGACATTgcgaaaagaattaaaaaatctgGAACTAAGTGAATATGTATATATGAATAATGTCCTTGTGGCACGAAAGTTGACACCAAATAATATCATTATATGGAGATCCCCAGAATTTGTATATCGTAGACCTTCAGAGTTGCAAGAGATTGTCCATCCGAGTTCAGAAAATGATTGCAAAGGCAATGTTAAGAATTTAAAGGATATTAAAAATGCCATACTGATTTTACAAGCCCATGAAAAAGCCAGACAAGCCAGAGTCTATAAATCCTCCATTTTATGGGGTAAAGAGGTTCGATACAAGCCCCATCGGATTGATTATAAATTTAGCCATAGATATAATCAACCCATGAGTGTTCCCGTAAAAAGGACAATATTTAGAATTCAATTAACCAGGCCTAATGATGAAAAATGTAGGGATATTGGAATACAATTGCCTCAAGTGAAAAATATTGATGAAGACGAACAATTAAAACTCAATGAGCAAAGGGAAAAGGCAgccttaaaaatacaaaaatattggagaaattatagggaaattaaaaaatataaaattgatttATTAAAGCAAAAACGTTTATATGGCATGGAACGAAAGAGGGGATttaaattggaaacattttcttacCAACTGAAAGAAGCGTATAAGATCGAGTCAAGGTCAAAGCAAATGCATTccgaattattaaaattaatgtcTGATGAAAGGACACGTTTACTGCAAGAACATTCCGCCAATATCATGGAAGACATATCCGATCATATAAGAGAATGGCTAAGGGAATTTTATGAGAAAACTGGAGATTTTCATCCTTATCCAGAAATATCGAAACAGGGTACTGTATTAGTTCTTCTCGATGAGTCCATGAATCTCGAGGAATTTAAAGAatatcaaattttccaaaaactctCCAAGGAAGAGAGGAAAGCTCGTATGgaaaaagagaaacaaaaaaaggccaacgaaaaagaaaaaattaaaaaacaaaaactcaagGAAGCCAAACAGCGGAAAAAGTTAAAAGATTCCGGAATGTTTGATATTGCTGATCTCATTGGAAATAATAAAGACATGGGAATCCTTGAAAATACCTTgaaacaatattctatagattggAAGAATGTAGATGAATATTTGAATAAGGAGCATAAGGCTATTGAAGAATGGATTACAGAGTCGGAAATGGCTGTTATTCATAAAGATTTACGATATTTAGTGGATGAATTTATGCGTCTCGAATATGAGCAACTTAAACAAGCATGGTGTATGGATAATAAAAAGCCTTACAAACCACCAAAAGTCAAGCAAAAGAATGCCAAAGAGGTTTcccaaaagaagaagaagaaaattaaAGATCTGGAAGATCTTGATCAACGTTCCATAGAATCTCTATACCAGGAACTTTGCGATAATGGCATAATTGAAAAATTCCCATATAAATCATTGCAGGATTATTTTGGTGAATATAATTTCCTAGCTGATGATAGTAGAGATGCCGATAATTTGGTTTCACAAACACCGCGAAAAGGCGACTTGAAATTACTTCTCCAGGAATATATACTGGGATATGGAGAATTTCCCAATGATAAACCCAAATCCATTTGCCTCATAGGTCCTAGAAATAGTGGCAAAACTATTTTATGCCATATCATTGCCTCAGAGTTGGATGCCGTTTTCATGAATCTTAGTCCTGAAAAAACTCTGCTCTTTGCCAGTAAacttcaatattttctaaatcttATCATGCGTGTAGCTAAGGCTTTCCAGCCCACCATTCTTTTCATCGATAATGCTCATCGattatattggaaaaaaattcccaaAGATCAAACCTATTTACAACCTACATTACTTCAAAATGCTCttagtaaaaaaattcttaaaaatatacgaAAAGATGATCGGATTCTAGTATTGGCCACTAGTAATGAGCCATGGAGTgctaaaccaaaatttcaaaaagtttttgaaaaaattttattactacccaAATCTGATTATGGTACAATTTATCTAATGTGGTACAATTTGCTCTCACAACGTCTCAATGAAGGTGTCTATAAGGATTATATGATGTCATCTTTAACTCTTCTATTGCGTTTATATGAACCTGGTGATATTTTCGATAGTATTGAGAATACTTTAAATATCGAGAGATGTATAAAACTGCACTCGAAATCTTTAAATCCCTTAGAGTTTATTGATTATTTTATACAACGCAATGATCCTATATTTCCTCCACAAGAAAATCTCTTGGAGAAATTTGAGAAATGGTGGATGAAAACAAATTCCTATAGTAAAATGAAAGCAAAAGTGTTGATGGCGAAGCAAGCGAAGAATGCAAAGAAGAAGTAA